From the genome of Desulfocurvus vexinensis DSM 17965, one region includes:
- a CDS encoding DUF2188 domain-containing protein, translating to MEGLGVQPGTVGEDAADEALGRHVTCSIAEFDGQKAEGITLRSSNEKQDAVDAGRKISQNQGTEFYIHGKDGKIQNVESSSFPRSPGFAPHERRSSSPIGRRSTRRSISLQRKSGSSRGIATAPRPTLYCQCIAGLRITIAPCRAVLMRSLSGMATATRPRLSSMPNGTKLPFSKCVATSNARLRKSKWPFRKSA from the coding sequence ATGGAGGGCCTGGGCGTCCAACCTGGGACTGTGGGAGAAGACGCGGCAGATGAAGCGCTGGGTCGGCATGTAACCTGCAGCATTGCTGAATTTGACGGTCAGAAGGCAGAGGGCATAACCCTCCGCTCGTCAAACGAGAAGCAGGATGCCGTCGATGCCGGGCGCAAGATCAGCCAGAATCAAGGCACCGAGTTCTACATCCACGGCAAGGATGGAAAGATCCAGAACGTGGAAAGCTCATCTTTTCCGAGATCACCTGGCTTTGCTCCACACGAGCGGCGGAGCTCCAGTCCCATTGGCAGACGGAGTACCCGGAGATCGATATCGCTTCAGCGAAAATCTGGCTCTTCGAGAGGGATAGCTACAGCCCCGAGACCTACTTTGTACTGCCAGTGCATTGCTGGCTTGAGAATTACTATCGCCCCATGCAGGGCCGTTTTGATGCGTTCCTTGAGCGGCATGGCCACAGCGACCAGGCCAAGGCTGTCGTCTATGCCGAACGGAACGAAATTGCCCTTTAGCAAATGCGTTGCGACGTCGAACGCTCGTCTGAGGAAATCGAAGTGGCCGTTCAGGAAATCCGCTTGA
- a CDS encoding acyl-CoA dehydratase activase, whose protein sequence is MKNHAESLYFAGIDIGSTTAKAVILDKEGGMVFFRYCRHQGKTVETTRRIFNDALEKLGDVELDLAVTGSAGMGAAEFFGLPFVQEVVASAHVIEKFFPEARTFIEIGGEDSKIIFFDGSGRPDIRMNGSCAGGTGAFIDQMAVLLGVDVAELNVLAGKATNIYPIASRCGVFAKTDIQALLSRHVSREDVAASIFHSVALQVITALSRGREMERKILIGGGPLTFYPILRKAFANLLGIEHPDDLVLPDHPELLPAMGAAMVRNGKPCRGRISNFLSMSERGVSRATNSGTKRLPPLFASNYEFEIWQKRHERNLVPRIDLPEAKGKDLFLGVDSGSTTTKIVLVDEKGKLVLSYYGPNNGDPIQAVKKGLAEFRKKFVSAGFAPRITRTAATGYGESLIRTAFGLDDGLVETMAHYRAARRFEPDVSFILDIGGQDMKAIYIHDNAVAEIQINEACSSGCGSFIETFARSLGYSVQEFAEIACDSKSPFDLGTRCTIFMNSKVKQALREGATVGDISAGLAYSVIKNALYKVLKLKDVDVLGDKIVVQGGTFRNPAVLRALEVLLNKEVMRPDISELMGAYGAALTALANHRAHVVAAVAPQQEALKGPDRPGRETDDLVFEKLVMGSGFSKKEIRCRGCENQCRVLKLTFSNGNHFYTGNRCERRFSNNPDAQRKGRNLIDDQIRLLFERNTEPEGEPIFTYGIPRCLNMYENFPFWCAFLTTCGFRVVLSSESNFQLYEKGSSTVMSENICFPAKLAHGHIFDLAGKDIDRLFYPTVVYEEEEYADALNSYNCPVVTGYPDLLKSAVNPEKKFKIPLDNPSVSFKDFGLLKDQLYLFFRRFGINYRTISEGVEKGVKAQSNYKTELRSMAKTLLVRSEAERRTTVVLCGRPYHADPLVNHGVPDVLTELGVDVVSETALPLNADTVALEDVNVLTQWSYANRLYAAARWVTNTANAQMVQLTSFGCGPDAISADEVKEILRHGGKIHTLIKMDEIVNVGAVRIRLRSMLEAVKEKNGKTRAVGGGTMQTGRAVVGKSGKRTLIAPYFSPFYSPLVPSAFRPFGHRVEVLPPQDRESVEWGLKTINNDMCYPSVLVAGDIIKAFQSGRYDPEKTAVVMTQTGGQCRASSYVSLIKKALAAAGLDEVPIIAISNEEINAQPWFKIDKMGLIKRMGLGIIFADPLARMYLSTMVREKVPGTSKNLHEKYLFEMETGIENADYYYLLNLLKRAVADFNRVEINDKTVPRVGIVGEIFVKYNFFSNGNIIDWLSGQGVEVVLPPIQNFFAQRFINETYDQKAFFKRSLADRIKYRLLEIYSNYHVGQIERIMQGFRFYRKAHDLRKLAAITGEVVSLANQFGEGWLLTAEMIAMLNEGIDNIVCLQPFGCIANHITGRGMENKLREMFPHLNLLSLDMDAGASEVNMMNRLHFMVTAAREEVDREVGTQPAQKTARRFAIPDAWPRELDSFNAYTSLEVEKWRAWASNLGLWEKTRQMKRWVGM, encoded by the coding sequence ATGAAGAACCATGCAGAAAGTCTCTATTTTGCCGGGATCGATATCGGTTCAACTACAGCCAAGGCGGTTATCCTGGATAAAGAGGGTGGCATGGTATTTTTCCGCTACTGTCGTCATCAGGGCAAAACAGTGGAAACAACACGGCGTATTTTCAATGACGCCCTTGAGAAACTTGGCGACGTGGAGCTTGATTTGGCGGTTACCGGATCGGCGGGGATGGGTGCGGCCGAATTCTTCGGCCTGCCGTTCGTGCAGGAAGTGGTGGCCTCCGCGCACGTCATCGAAAAGTTTTTCCCCGAAGCCAGGACATTTATCGAAATCGGCGGAGAAGACTCCAAAATAATATTCTTTGACGGCAGTGGCCGCCCCGATATCCGGATGAACGGAAGTTGCGCCGGCGGGACCGGTGCTTTTATCGATCAAATGGCGGTTCTCCTGGGTGTTGATGTAGCGGAACTGAACGTTCTGGCCGGAAAAGCCACGAATATTTATCCGATTGCGTCGCGGTGCGGCGTTTTCGCCAAAACCGACATCCAGGCCCTGCTGAGCCGCCATGTATCCAGGGAAGATGTGGCGGCTTCCATATTTCATTCGGTCGCCCTTCAGGTGATAACCGCCTTGTCCCGTGGACGGGAGATGGAAAGAAAAATACTGATCGGAGGCGGGCCGCTGACATTTTATCCAATCCTGCGGAAAGCCTTTGCAAATCTGCTCGGCATTGAGCATCCGGATGACCTGGTACTTCCGGATCATCCGGAACTGCTTCCCGCCATGGGAGCGGCCATGGTGCGCAATGGCAAACCATGTCGGGGCCGGATCAGCAATTTTTTATCCATGTCCGAGAGAGGTGTCAGCCGTGCAACCAACAGCGGCACCAAAAGGCTGCCCCCCCTGTTTGCAAGCAATTACGAATTTGAAATATGGCAAAAAAGGCATGAGCGAAATTTGGTTCCCAGGATTGACCTGCCTGAGGCAAAAGGAAAAGATCTTTTTTTAGGTGTGGATTCGGGGTCAACCACCACCAAGATCGTCCTTGTCGATGAGAAAGGCAAACTGGTTCTGAGCTATTACGGCCCCAACAACGGCGATCCCATCCAGGCGGTAAAAAAGGGACTGGCTGAATTCAGAAAAAAGTTTGTTTCTGCCGGCTTTGCCCCGCGGATCACCAGAACGGCGGCCACCGGCTATGGTGAAAGTCTCATAAGAACCGCCTTCGGGTTGGACGACGGCCTGGTTGAGACCATGGCGCATTACCGGGCGGCGCGGCGCTTTGAGCCGGATGTATCCTTTATTCTGGATATCGGCGGGCAGGACATGAAGGCGATCTATATTCATGACAACGCCGTGGCTGAAATTCAGATCAATGAGGCCTGCTCATCGGGATGTGGTTCCTTTATTGAGACGTTTGCCCGTTCGCTAGGGTATAGTGTCCAGGAATTCGCAGAGATTGCATGCGATAGCAAATCACCTTTTGATCTGGGAACCCGCTGCACCATCTTCATGAACTCCAAAGTGAAGCAGGCCCTTCGGGAAGGGGCGACGGTCGGCGACATTTCGGCAGGTTTGGCGTATTCGGTTATCAAAAATGCTCTGTACAAAGTGCTGAAGCTGAAGGACGTCGATGTCCTGGGGGACAAAATCGTAGTTCAGGGCGGAACATTTCGAAATCCAGCCGTATTACGCGCCTTGGAGGTGCTTCTGAACAAGGAGGTTATGAGACCGGATATTTCCGAGCTGATGGGAGCCTACGGTGCGGCCCTGACAGCCCTTGCCAATCATCGTGCGCATGTTGTGGCGGCCGTTGCTCCGCAGCAAGAAGCGCTGAAAGGTCCGGATCGGCCGGGACGGGAGACCGACGACCTGGTTTTTGAGAAATTGGTGATGGGAAGTGGTTTTTCAAAAAAGGAAATCCGCTGCCGGGGATGTGAAAACCAGTGCAGGGTTTTGAAGCTGACTTTCAGCAACGGAAACCATTTTTATACAGGGAACCGATGCGAGCGGCGCTTCAGCAACAATCCGGATGCTCAACGCAAAGGAAGGAACCTGATTGATGATCAGATAAGGCTCCTGTTTGAGCGAAACACGGAACCCGAAGGCGAACCGATTTTCACCTACGGTATCCCCCGCTGCCTGAACATGTATGAAAACTTTCCCTTTTGGTGCGCCTTTTTGACCACATGCGGCTTCAGGGTGGTTCTCTCGTCCGAGTCCAATTTCCAATTATATGAAAAGGGGTCTTCCACTGTCATGTCGGAAAACATCTGTTTCCCCGCCAAACTTGCCCATGGGCATATTTTCGATCTTGCCGGGAAAGACATCGACAGGCTGTTCTATCCGACCGTCGTCTATGAGGAAGAAGAATACGCAGATGCCTTAAACAGTTATAATTGCCCGGTGGTTACCGGATATCCCGATCTATTGAAGAGTGCTGTCAATCCAGAGAAAAAATTCAAAATCCCCCTGGACAATCCATCTGTCAGCTTTAAGGATTTCGGTTTGCTGAAAGATCAGCTTTATCTGTTCTTCAGGCGGTTTGGAATCAATTACCGCACGATATCGGAAGGGGTTGAAAAGGGCGTCAAGGCGCAATCGAATTACAAGACGGAACTCAGGTCCATGGCGAAAACGCTGCTGGTCAGGTCGGAGGCCGAGAGACGGACAACCGTTGTCCTCTGCGGCCGACCCTACCATGCAGACCCGCTTGTCAACCACGGTGTTCCGGATGTATTGACGGAACTCGGCGTGGACGTCGTCAGTGAAACCGCGCTTCCCCTGAATGCAGATACCGTCGCTCTGGAAGATGTCAATGTCCTGACCCAGTGGAGCTATGCCAACAGGCTGTACGCAGCGGCAAGGTGGGTAACAAACACGGCGAATGCCCAAATGGTTCAGTTGACCTCTTTCGGCTGTGGGCCGGATGCGATTTCGGCCGATGAGGTCAAAGAAATTCTGCGCCATGGCGGGAAGATTCATACCTTGATCAAAATGGATGAAATCGTCAACGTGGGCGCCGTCAGGATCAGACTGCGCTCCATGCTGGAAGCGGTGAAGGAAAAGAACGGCAAAACGAGAGCCGTAGGGGGCGGCACAATGCAAACGGGCCGGGCGGTTGTGGGCAAGTCCGGAAAGAGAACCCTGATCGCCCCCTATTTTTCACCCTTCTATTCACCGCTGGTCCCGTCGGCTTTCAGGCCCTTCGGTCACCGGGTTGAAGTCCTTCCGCCCCAGGACAGGGAGTCGGTTGAATGGGGACTTAAAACCATCAACAACGATATGTGCTACCCCTCTGTCCTGGTAGCCGGCGACATTATCAAGGCATTTCAATCAGGCAGGTACGATCCTGAAAAAACCGCTGTCGTCATGACCCAAACCGGCGGTCAATGCCGGGCATCCTCTTACGTGTCGCTTATCAAAAAAGCACTGGCCGCCGCCGGCCTGGATGAGGTTCCGATAATCGCTATATCCAATGAGGAAATCAATGCACAACCGTGGTTTAAAATAGATAAAATGGGGCTGATAAAACGGATGGGCTTGGGAATTATTTTCGCCGATCCCCTGGCCAGGATGTATTTATCAACAATGGTCAGGGAAAAGGTGCCCGGGACATCCAAGAACCTGCATGAAAAATATCTCTTTGAAATGGAAACAGGTATCGAGAATGCAGATTATTATTATCTTCTCAATCTTCTGAAAAGGGCCGTGGCGGACTTCAACCGGGTTGAGATCAACGACAAGACTGTCCCAAGAGTCGGGATCGTTGGAGAAATCTTCGTTAAATATAACTTCTTCTCCAACGGAAATATCATCGACTGGCTGTCCGGCCAGGGGGTGGAAGTGGTTCTTCCTCCTATACAGAATTTTTTCGCCCAGCGCTTTATCAATGAGACCTACGACCAAAAGGCCTTTTTTAAACGTTCTTTGGCGGATCGTATCAAGTACAGGCTGCTGGAGATATACTCAAATTACCATGTCGGCCAAATCGAGCGGATTATGCAGGGATTTCGTTTTTACAGAAAGGCTCATGACTTAAGAAAACTGGCGGCGATAACCGGCGAGGTAGTCAGTTTGGCCAATCAGTTTGGCGAAGGATGGCTTCTTACGGCTGAAATGATCGCCATGCTCAATGAAGGAATCGACAACATCGTCTGTCTCCAGCCCTTCGGCTGCATTGCCAACCACATCACCGGGCGGGGCATGGAAAACAAACTCAGGGAGATGTTTCCTCATCTGAACCTACTTTCACTGGACATGGATGCAGGGGCAAGCGAGGTCAACATGATGAACCGCCTCCATTTTATGGTGACAGCCGCACGGGAAGAGGTGGACCGCGAGGTGGGAACACAGCCGGCGCAGAAGACCGCTCGAAGATTTGCCATTCCCGATGCATGGCCGCGCGAACTGGATTCTTTCAACGCCTACACGTCTTTGGAGGTCGAAAAATGGAGGGCCTGGGCGTCCAACCTGGGACTGTGGGAGAAGACGCGGCAGATGAAGCGCTGGGTCGGCATGTAA
- a CDS encoding putative ABC transporter permease, giving the protein MTADVVNFFFSFSFFSILGWMLEVSYRSVRDKRFVNPGLLKGPYLILYGAGAVMLMAAVSLLQESNWGTKAFAYFIITTGLEFGSGLVAQYFFQIRLWDYSDQRFNYRGHICLKFSLYWILLAFAFEYAVLPPYQSMLVLLSPVFKWIVAGATISIMSMDFLAVAAGRFLRLTPEEKTLMEAEFVNTARPLLDLPEVAKLAQYNHHRGKTRLDHVEEVACLSFRWGKRLSLDTRAIIRGALLHDLFYYDWLHDGPRLHGFRHHTIALENARSITGLTEKEADIIKKHMWPLTVIPPRHMESLVVSLVDTFCSARDYLSMKKQDKPTEAASRCVHPEPGDEKR; this is encoded by the coding sequence ATGACGGCCGATGTTGTAAACTTCTTCTTTTCTTTCTCCTTTTTTTCCATTCTTGGATGGATGCTGGAGGTCTCCTATCGTTCCGTGCGTGACAAGCGGTTCGTCAATCCCGGCCTCCTGAAGGGGCCGTATCTCATCCTTTACGGTGCCGGCGCAGTGATGCTTATGGCAGCGGTTTCATTGCTGCAGGAATCCAATTGGGGAACCAAGGCCTTCGCTTATTTCATAATCACAACCGGACTCGAATTCGGCTCCGGATTGGTTGCTCAATACTTTTTCCAGATCCGTCTGTGGGACTATTCGGACCAAAGATTTAATTACAGGGGGCACATCTGTCTAAAATTCTCCCTGTACTGGATACTGCTGGCCTTCGCTTTTGAATATGCCGTTTTGCCCCCCTATCAAAGCATGCTCGTCCTGCTTTCACCGGTCTTCAAGTGGATAGTGGCCGGAGCAACGATCTCAATCATGTCGATGGATTTCCTGGCGGTTGCAGCCGGGCGTTTCCTCCGCCTGACGCCGGAAGAGAAAACTCTGATGGAGGCGGAATTCGTCAACACGGCAAGGCCGCTTCTCGATCTGCCGGAGGTTGCAAAACTGGCGCAGTATAACCATCACAGGGGGAAAACCCGATTGGATCATGTGGAGGAGGTGGCCTGCCTGAGCTTTCGCTGGGGAAAAAGACTTTCCCTTGACACCCGGGCGATTATCCGGGGTGCGTTGCTGCACGATCTTTTCTACTATGACTGGCTGCATGACGGACCCAGGCTGCACGGTTTCCGGCACCATACTATCGCTCTTGAGAACGCCCGCAGCATCACCGGTCTTACCGAAAAAGAAGCGGATATTATTAAAAAACACATGTGGCCGCTTACTGTTATACCGCCGCGCCATATGGAATCGCTGGTGGTTTCTCTGGTGGATACCTTTTGCTCTGCAAGGGACTATCTGAGCATGAAGAAACAAGACAAACCCACAGAGGCGGCCTCCCGTTGCGTTCATCCGGAACCGGGAGATGAAAAAAGATGA